Proteins co-encoded in one Bremerella sp. TYQ1 genomic window:
- a CDS encoding site-2 protease family protein has translation MESRSDDQAPSQETSTTEERPTMWERDSVEFSSQARRYVEAPPRQRRVRLPVILFIATCLSTFLVGMTHWEPVEAMIKLFAWSDPATLGVPRAFDPYLSSPAAEMRRDLMQYAAGWKSGFLYMAAMLGILFAHEMGHFLMALRYRVPASLPYFIPVPISPIGTFGAVIGMDGMRANRKQLFDIGLAGPLAGLVVAVPVLWYGVSQMDLSAPGTGAFKLDLPLAMAWMMQWFDVPGYEDGMYINQSQLNPFFMAGWVGLLVTGLNMIPVSQLDGGHVTYTLFGKKAHWIARAFLVVAVGFIITYGAYNWSLMLILVILMRPDHPPTSDDSVPIGWFRYALGTASLTIPLLCFPPMAIVAA, from the coding sequence ATGGAATCCCGCTCCGACGACCAGGCTCCTTCGCAGGAGACTTCTACTACGGAAGAACGGCCCACGATGTGGGAGCGTGATTCGGTTGAATTCTCGTCCCAAGCTCGTCGCTATGTCGAGGCTCCCCCTCGCCAGCGGCGCGTGCGACTTCCGGTGATTCTATTCATTGCTACATGCCTCTCGACGTTCTTAGTGGGGATGACGCACTGGGAGCCTGTCGAAGCGATGATCAAGTTGTTTGCCTGGTCCGATCCGGCGACGCTTGGAGTTCCGCGAGCATTCGATCCCTATTTATCAAGTCCTGCCGCAGAGATGCGGCGCGATTTAATGCAGTACGCAGCTGGTTGGAAGAGCGGCTTTCTGTATATGGCGGCCATGCTCGGGATTTTGTTTGCCCACGAAATGGGGCACTTCCTGATGGCTTTGCGTTATCGAGTGCCGGCCAGTTTGCCCTACTTCATTCCGGTACCGATTTCACCGATCGGAACCTTTGGGGCCGTGATCGGAATGGATGGAATGCGAGCCAATCGGAAACAATTGTTCGACATCGGTTTAGCTGGCCCACTTGCTGGCCTGGTCGTCGCGGTACCGGTGCTCTGGTATGGCGTTTCGCAGATGGATTTGTCTGCTCCTGGAACCGGCGCTTTCAAGCTCGATTTGCCTTTGGCGATGGCCTGGATGATGCAGTGGTTTGATGTGCCTGGGTATGAAGATGGAATGTACATCAATCAAAGCCAGCTCAATCCATTCTTTATGGCAGGCTGGGTGGGACTATTGGTGACCGGGTTGAATATGATTCCTGTCAGCCAGTTGGATGGTGGCCATGTGACGTACACGTTGTTTGGCAAGAAAGCCCACTGGATTGCCAGAGCGTTCCTAGTCGTCGCCGTTGGGTTCATCATTACCTACGGCGCATATAACTGGAGTTTGATGCTGATTTTGGTCATTCTCATGCGTCCCGATCATCCACCCACAAGCGACGATAGTGTGCCGATCGGATGGTTCCGGTACGCACTCGGAACCGCCTCGCTGACGATCCCCCTGCTCTGCTTCCCGCCGATGGCGATCGTGGCCGCTTAG
- the glgC gene encoding glucose-1-phosphate adenylyltransferase yields the protein MENVLTVILAGGKGSRLEPLTRDRAKPAVPFGGVYRIIDFALSNCLNSGFRQIQLLTQYKAQSLDRHINVGWQRYFCRELGECIDVVPPQQRIDEQWYQGTADAVYQNIYAIEKHRPKYVVILAGDHIYKMNYASMLDFHIDNGADLTIGALKTTVDEAKSFGVMQIDREQKILGFEEKPAEPKTIPGDNEHCLASMGIYVFNASFLFEQLCQDATNRTSAHDFGRNIIPSIIDTHQVYAFPFRDENRKQDAYWRDVGTLDAYYEANMDLVSVDPQLNIYDEDWPLRTYQPNVPPPKFVFGGENDPTRRGYAVDSVVCGGSIISGGEVERSILGPRVRVNSFTSVQDSILFEGVSVGRHSQIRRAIIDKGVSIPPETQIGFDLDLDRRRGFTVTPSGLVVIAKEDLIEPQLTSGRPQVA from the coding sequence ATGGAGAACGTACTCACCGTGATCCTTGCCGGCGGCAAGGGTTCGCGTCTGGAACCGTTGACACGTGACCGGGCCAAGCCAGCGGTCCCTTTCGGTGGCGTTTATCGCATTATCGATTTCGCCCTCTCGAACTGTTTGAACAGTGGCTTTCGGCAGATCCAACTGTTGACGCAATACAAAGCCCAAAGCCTTGACCGACACATCAACGTCGGTTGGCAACGATACTTTTGTCGTGAACTGGGTGAATGCATCGACGTCGTTCCACCCCAGCAGCGAATCGACGAGCAGTGGTACCAAGGCACTGCGGATGCTGTCTATCAGAACATTTACGCGATTGAAAAGCATCGTCCCAAGTATGTCGTCATCCTCGCAGGCGATCATATTTACAAGATGAACTACGCCTCGATGCTCGATTTCCATATCGACAATGGCGCCGACTTGACGATCGGAGCGTTGAAGACGACGGTCGACGAAGCCAAGTCGTTCGGCGTGATGCAGATCGATCGCGAACAGAAAATCCTAGGCTTTGAAGAGAAACCGGCCGAGCCAAAGACCATCCCCGGCGACAACGAGCACTGCCTCGCCTCGATGGGTATCTACGTGTTCAATGCATCGTTCCTATTCGAGCAGCTTTGCCAAGATGCAACCAATCGAACCAGCGCCCATGACTTCGGACGAAACATCATTCCGTCGATCATTGATACGCATCAGGTTTATGCATTTCCATTCCGCGACGAAAACCGTAAGCAGGATGCATACTGGCGAGACGTCGGCACGCTGGATGCGTACTACGAAGCGAATATGGACTTGGTGTCGGTAGATCCTCAGCTGAATATCTACGACGAAGATTGGCCGCTGAGAACCTATCAACCGAACGTTCCGCCACCGAAGTTTGTGTTTGGCGGCGAGAACGACCCCACACGTCGCGGCTATGCGGTCGACAGTGTGGTATGCGGTGGATCGATTATCTCTGGCGGAGAAGTTGAACGCAGTATTCTCGGCCCTCGAGTTCGCGTGAACAGCTTTACGTCAGTTCAAGATTCCATTTTGTTCGAGGGAGTTTCGGTTGGGCGACATAGCCAAATCCGCCGAGCCATCATCGACAAGGGAGTCTCGATTCCACCGGAAACACAGATTGGCTTCGATCTTGATTTGGATCGCCGACGTGGGTTTACCGTCACACCATCTGGCTTGGTCGTTATCGCCAAAGAGGACCTGATCGAGCCGCAATTGACCTCCGGTCGGCCACAAGTTGCGTAG
- a CDS encoding trans-aconitate 2-methyltransferase, giving the protein MNPSEKSSVEEIRTRFDSDVERFSNLETGQSATMDAPLVLDLVTRVAAAQRPDANAVLDIGCGAGNYTLKLLEKMPGMDCTLVDLSQPMLDRARGRVGASSAGQVTTLQADIRNVDLPDETFDVVMAAAVLHHLRSDSEWHDVFAKIHRAMRPGGIFLVNDLVTQDVPAAGKVQWQRYGEYLIDLRDDEYRQTVFDYIEKEDTPKSVLFQLDVCRDVGFRQVELLHLNACFGAYCAVK; this is encoded by the coding sequence ATGAACCCTTCCGAGAAATCATCGGTCGAAGAAATACGTACCCGATTCGATAGCGACGTCGAGCGTTTTTCAAACCTTGAAACGGGGCAATCTGCCACTATGGATGCTCCGCTTGTTCTCGATCTCGTCACGCGAGTGGCTGCTGCACAACGCCCCGATGCGAATGCTGTCCTCGATATCGGCTGTGGAGCTGGCAACTACACGTTGAAACTGCTCGAGAAAATGCCAGGCATGGACTGCACACTGGTTGATTTGAGTCAGCCGATGCTTGATCGAGCACGCGGCCGTGTCGGTGCCAGTTCTGCCGGACAAGTGACAACGCTGCAAGCAGACATTCGTAACGTCGATTTGCCTGACGAGACTTTCGATGTCGTTATGGCGGCAGCAGTGCTTCATCACCTGCGTAGCGACAGCGAGTGGCACGATGTCTTTGCGAAGATCCATCGAGCCATGAGGCCAGGCGGTATCTTTTTGGTCAACGATCTCGTCACGCAGGATGTGCCCGCCGCAGGCAAAGTCCAGTGGCAACGCTATGGCGAGTATCTGATCGATCTGCGCGACGATGAATATCGGCAGACCGTCTTCGACTATATCGAAAAAGAGGACACCCCGAAGAGCGTCCTCTTTCAATTAGATGTATGCCGCGACGTCGGCTTTCGTCAGGTCGAACTCTTGCACTTGAACGCGTGCTTTGGAGCCTACTGCGCGGTGAAGTGA
- a CDS encoding aldose 1-epimerase family protein yields the protein MSNRWVLSEYDVTSPYQQPAPFLKLARQHGLSVTHTRMFHGRRDGVELLTVQNGDFSFTTIPTRGMGIHQAKCGETRIGWDSPVEGPVHPQFVPLSDPSGLGWLDGMDELIVRCGLESNGAPEFDQDSGRLNYGLHGRIANQPTEDVVVEVSEEGELCIRGEVRETRFLCYNVALETEIRTKAGEKGFRIRDRIVNRAAQESTAQMLYHINLGTPILGEGASVVCPVTQLCPRNDHAATDIDTWNTYEGPTAGYVEQVYFMELAADENGNTCALLKNAQGDQGVSVHFNIKQLPCFVVWKNTAAEADGYVTGLEPATNFPNPRSFEEKNGRVLKIAPGATYEIDLGLQFHPDAASVSQVEDKIAKLTTGKDAQVHTTPQSAWCS from the coding sequence ATGAGCAATCGATGGGTCCTCAGTGAGTACGATGTCACCTCCCCCTATCAACAGCCGGCCCCTTTTCTGAAATTGGCAAGACAGCATGGGCTCAGCGTCACACATACGCGGATGTTTCATGGTCGTCGAGATGGCGTGGAACTGTTAACTGTCCAGAATGGCGACTTCTCTTTCACCACAATTCCAACGCGTGGAATGGGCATCCATCAGGCCAAATGTGGTGAGACCCGAATCGGGTGGGATTCGCCTGTTGAAGGTCCTGTCCATCCGCAGTTCGTACCGCTTTCCGATCCCAGTGGTTTGGGCTGGCTCGATGGCATGGATGAATTGATCGTACGCTGCGGCCTGGAAAGCAACGGGGCTCCGGAATTCGATCAGGATTCAGGGCGACTCAATTACGGATTGCATGGACGCATCGCTAATCAACCGACCGAAGACGTTGTCGTCGAAGTCTCCGAAGAGGGCGAGCTGTGTATTCGGGGCGAAGTGCGTGAGACTCGTTTTCTCTGCTATAACGTGGCGTTGGAAACAGAGATTCGCACCAAGGCTGGAGAAAAAGGGTTCCGAATTCGCGATCGGATCGTTAACCGTGCCGCTCAAGAGAGCACGGCCCAGATGCTTTATCACATCAACTTGGGAACACCGATCCTTGGAGAAGGGGCGTCCGTTGTTTGCCCGGTAACTCAACTATGCCCACGCAACGATCATGCAGCGACCGACATTGATACCTGGAACACATACGAGGGCCCGACCGCTGGCTATGTCGAACAGGTTTATTTCATGGAGTTAGCTGCGGATGAGAATGGCAATACCTGTGCTTTGTTGAAGAACGCCCAAGGAGACCAAGGCGTTTCGGTCCACTTCAACATCAAGCAGCTACCTTGTTTCGTTGTCTGGAAGAACACTGCCGCAGAGGCGGATGGATATGTTACCGGACTAGAACCAGCCACCAACTTCCCCAATCCTCGATCCTTCGAAGAAAAGAACGGTCGCGTGCTTAAGATCGCTCCGGGCGCGACGTACGAGATCGACTTAGGCCTCCAATTTCATCCTGATGCGGCGAGTGTCAGCCAAGTTGAAGACAAGATCGCCAAGCTCACGACGGGAAAGGATGCCCAAGTCCATACGACACCTCAATCGGCATGGTGTAGCTAG
- a CDS encoding GxxExxY protein yields the protein MGDELTKAIIGAAIEVHRVLGPGLLETIYEEALCHELTLRGISTQRQVEVAIAYKGMVIRGQKLDILVENEVIVELKSVAKLPEVATAQTLSYLKAAKLKRALLLNFGAKKLIDGIKRISL from the coding sequence ATGGGCGATGAACTTACGAAAGCAATTATTGGTGCAGCTATCGAAGTTCATCGCGTGTTAGGACCAGGGCTACTCGAAACGATTTACGAAGAAGCCCTTTGTCACGAGTTAACGTTGCGAGGAATTTCAACGCAACGCCAAGTCGAAGTTGCCATTGCCTACAAGGGAATGGTGATTCGAGGCCAAAAGTTGGATATCCTGGTCGAGAACGAAGTCATCGTGGAACTAAAATCGGTTGCCAAGCTTCCCGAAGTGGCAACTGCTCAGACCTTGTCATATTTGAAAGCCGCGAAATTGAAACGAGCGCTGCTACTCAACTTCGGCGCTAAGAAATTGATAGACGGAATAAAACGCATCTCTCTGTGA
- a CDS encoding sugar phosphate isomerase/epimerase, giving the protein MNSHPNASPKLHNAMWPGLVGKEEGTDHPPISLERMLELTANAEVDGIKYDGIDYFLFHPHTDPDASDDELKRIADLVASHNLAIGSLVAPIWPGTVGGPAMGTEEERSNFVLAVKKACRIAKIFNEHGVRQYGCIRIDSASGVEDWSKDPEANTKLIAETFKEAGKVAADNGERLAAEGEICWGAMHSWKDMLNLLEAVGMPGTVGFQADLAHTYLYLLGYNAPQHALLKEGYTEEEFWAAYTEMTTALRPWTIDFHVAQNDGSVHGTGSHDKTGRHCPADDPNGKLDIVNCSKYWLEGAQDRGIKHICWDGCMFPNEMLEKQETWNTILDVMIKVRDQCGWN; this is encoded by the coding sequence ATGAATTCACATCCCAATGCATCCCCGAAACTTCACAACGCCATGTGGCCTGGTTTGGTTGGTAAGGAAGAAGGGACCGATCATCCGCCGATCAGCTTGGAACGCATGTTGGAGTTGACCGCAAATGCGGAAGTGGATGGCATCAAGTACGACGGGATCGATTACTTTCTCTTTCACCCCCACACCGACCCGGATGCTTCAGATGATGAATTGAAGCGAATTGCCGACTTGGTCGCCTCGCATAACTTAGCGATCGGTTCGCTGGTCGCTCCGATTTGGCCAGGCACCGTCGGTGGGCCAGCCATGGGAACCGAAGAAGAACGATCGAATTTCGTGCTGGCGGTGAAGAAGGCTTGCCGCATCGCGAAGATCTTCAACGAGCATGGCGTTCGACAATATGGCTGCATCCGGATCGACTCAGCCAGTGGTGTCGAAGATTGGTCAAAGGATCCTGAAGCCAACACCAAGCTGATCGCTGAAACGTTCAAAGAAGCAGGCAAAGTCGCCGCCGACAATGGCGAGCGATTGGCGGCAGAAGGGGAAATCTGTTGGGGGGCAATGCACTCCTGGAAAGACATGCTGAACCTCTTGGAAGCGGTTGGCATGCCGGGCACCGTCGGTTTTCAGGCCGACTTGGCTCACACTTATCTCTACTTGCTTGGCTATAACGCTCCACAGCACGCCTTGCTGAAGGAAGGTTACACCGAAGAAGAGTTCTGGGCCGCGTACACGGAAATGACGACTGCGTTGCGTCCTTGGACGATCGACTTCCATGTGGCTCAGAACGACGGAAGCGTCCACGGTACCGGGTCGCATGACAAGACCGGTCGTCACTGTCCTGCCGACGATCCCAACGGCAAACTTGATATCGTCAATTGCAGTAAGTACTGGCTCGAAGGCGCTCAAGACCGCGGGATCAAACACATCTGCTGGGATGGCTGCATGTTCCCGAACGAAATGCTTGAGAAGCAGGAAACCTGGAACACGATCCTTGATGTCATGATCAAAGTTCGTGACCAGTGTGGTTGGAATTAA
- a CDS encoding Gfo/Idh/MocA family protein: protein MAKKPLRIGLVGYGFMGRTHSNGYKRVPDFFPELEYQPVLKAVCGRSEDKTKAFAEQWGYESYETDWEKLIARDDIDAIDICTPNDTHGPISIAAAKAGKMVLCEKPIGMSTAEGEEMVKAVEDAGVANTIFYNYRRIPAVTLAKNIIDSGRLGRIFHYRANFLQDWTINADVPQGGAGLWRLDAASAGSGVTGDLLAHCIDTALWLNGSIKDVNAVTETFVKERLHSGTGKKEPVKIDDACSFFCHFENGSLGLFESTRYARGHKALYTFEINGENASIRWDLHDLHRLEYFDHADEGEVRGWRSIHVTDGEHPYMDHWWVPGLNVGYEHSFVHHVADFLKSVEEGKPCEPTFRSALETQKVCDAVLSSAADRAWKDI, encoded by the coding sequence ATGGCAAAGAAACCTCTTCGCATCGGCTTGGTCGGTTACGGCTTTATGGGACGGACGCACTCCAATGGTTACAAACGTGTGCCAGACTTCTTTCCAGAGCTGGAATACCAGCCCGTTTTGAAAGCTGTTTGTGGTCGTAGCGAAGACAAAACCAAAGCCTTCGCCGAGCAGTGGGGCTACGAGTCGTACGAAACCGATTGGGAAAAGCTGATCGCCCGCGACGATATCGACGCCATCGACATCTGTACGCCTAACGACACCCACGGCCCAATTTCGATTGCTGCTGCGAAGGCTGGCAAAATGGTGCTGTGCGAAAAGCCGATTGGCATGAGCACGGCCGAAGGGGAAGAGATGGTCAAAGCGGTGGAAGACGCCGGCGTGGCGAACACCATCTTCTACAACTATCGTCGAATTCCTGCAGTGACGCTGGCTAAGAACATCATCGATAGCGGCAGGCTCGGACGAATCTTCCACTATCGCGCCAACTTCCTGCAAGACTGGACGATCAACGCCGACGTGCCCCAAGGGGGCGCTGGACTATGGCGATTGGATGCGGCTTCGGCGGGCTCTGGCGTGACTGGTGACCTTCTGGCTCACTGTATCGACACGGCACTCTGGCTTAACGGCAGCATCAAGGATGTGAACGCGGTGACGGAAACGTTCGTCAAAGAGCGTCTGCACAGCGGAACCGGTAAGAAAGAGCCAGTCAAAATTGACGACGCTTGTTCGTTCTTCTGCCACTTCGAGAATGGTTCGCTCGGTTTGTTCGAGTCGACTCGCTACGCTCGTGGGCACAAGGCGTTGTATACCTTCGAGATCAACGGCGAGAATGCTTCGATCCGCTGGGATCTGCACGACCTACACCGCTTAGAGTACTTCGATCATGCCGACGAAGGAGAAGTCCGCGGCTGGCGCTCGATCCATGTGACCGACGGCGAGCACCCCTACATGGATCACTGGTGGGTCCCCGGTCTGAATGTCGGTTACGAACACAGCTTCGTCCACCATGTGGCCGACTTCTTGAAGAGCGTCGAAGAAGGGAAGCCGTGTGAGCCAACTTTCCGTAGTGCATTGGAAACCCAAAAGGTTTGCGATGCCGTGCTTTCGAGTGCCGCGGACCGAGCTTGGAAAGACATTTAG
- a CDS encoding sugar phosphate isomerase/epimerase — translation MKFGMNLLLWSGDPDDSLLPVIEELKAIGYDGVEIPLFNLDVDKWTKYGEKIKAMDLKCTAVTVRNEEDNPIGSDAAVRAKGVELNKKTLDCCAALGAETLVGPYHSAIGIFSGAGPTEDEWKWGVDSMRQVAEHAGDVNVMLGVEALNRFETYLLNTHKDSARFVREVDHPNCKMMYDTFHANIEEADFAQAIRDCSDVLHHVHISENNRATPGSGHVDFDTNFDTLKEVGYDGWMVVEAFGLALPEIAAATKIWRKMFETELQLAKDGLAFMKQEVAKRW, via the coding sequence ATGAAATTTGGCATGAACTTGTTGCTTTGGTCTGGCGATCCCGATGACAGCCTTTTGCCGGTCATCGAAGAATTGAAGGCCATTGGTTACGACGGGGTAGAGATTCCGCTTTTCAATCTCGACGTCGACAAATGGACCAAGTACGGCGAAAAGATCAAAGCCATGGATCTGAAGTGTACTGCCGTGACGGTTCGCAATGAAGAAGACAATCCCATCGGCTCCGATGCGGCCGTGCGAGCTAAAGGTGTCGAACTGAATAAGAAAACGCTCGACTGCTGTGCCGCCCTGGGGGCTGAAACTCTGGTGGGGCCGTACCATTCGGCGATCGGTATCTTCAGTGGTGCCGGCCCAACGGAAGACGAATGGAAATGGGGCGTCGATTCGATGCGCCAAGTCGCCGAACATGCTGGAGATGTCAACGTAATGCTGGGCGTCGAAGCATTGAATCGCTTTGAAACCTACTTGCTCAACACGCACAAAGACTCGGCTCGATTTGTGCGTGAAGTCGATCATCCGAACTGCAAGATGATGTACGACACATTCCACGCAAACATCGAAGAAGCAGATTTTGCCCAGGCCATTCGCGATTGTTCCGACGTTTTGCATCACGTGCATATCTCGGAAAACAACCGCGCTACGCCAGGAAGTGGCCATGTCGATTTCGACACCAACTTCGATACGCTCAAGGAAGTGGGCTACGACGGCTGGATGGTGGTGGAAGCATTTGGTTTGGCTTTGCCTGAAATCGCTGCTGCGACCAAGATCTGGCGAAAGATGTTCGAGACTGAACTACAGCTTGCCAAAGATGGTCTCGCGTTCATGAAGCAAGAAGTTGCCAAACGCTGGTAA
- a CDS encoding SMC-Scp complex subunit ScpB, producing the protein MTDDEEQFDLSAMFADDADDGGLSLERLSETYAEALGNRPAPFQEEKPEEEDETSEEESTAEAVSRLADEAEADDPCELSPTTILESILFVGNASNDKLTAEKAASVMRGVQADEIDDLVAQLNRKYEAEGCPYEITAVGGTYRMALRDEFRPLREKFYGKVREAKLSQPAIDVLSLVAYNQGATREEVDEMRSKPSGPILTQLVRRRLLRVQPDPEEKRVKRYTTTERFLQLFGLTSLDDLPQPQSLDD; encoded by the coding sequence ATGACCGATGACGAAGAACAGTTCGATCTTTCCGCCATGTTCGCCGACGATGCTGACGACGGGGGACTTTCGTTGGAGCGATTGTCGGAGACCTATGCCGAGGCGCTCGGTAATCGGCCTGCTCCGTTCCAGGAAGAAAAGCCGGAAGAGGAAGACGAAACTTCGGAAGAAGAATCGACCGCCGAGGCGGTTTCTCGCTTGGCGGATGAAGCGGAAGCGGATGACCCTTGCGAGCTTTCTCCGACGACCATTCTGGAATCGATCTTGTTTGTCGGCAACGCGTCGAATGACAAGCTAACCGCTGAGAAAGCAGCGTCTGTGATGCGAGGCGTGCAAGCCGACGAGATCGATGACTTGGTCGCTCAGCTCAATCGCAAGTACGAAGCCGAAGGATGTCCCTACGAGATAACCGCCGTTGGTGGAACCTATCGGATGGCGTTGCGAGACGAGTTTCGGCCGCTACGTGAAAAGTTCTACGGCAAAGTAAGAGAAGCGAAACTCTCGCAGCCGGCGATCGATGTGTTGTCGCTTGTCGCTTACAACCAAGGAGCAACGCGGGAAGAAGTCGACGAGATGCGCAGCAAGCCGAGTGGCCCTATTCTGACGCAGTTAGTCCGCCGTCGATTGCTTCGCGTACAGCCAGACCCCGAAGAAAAACGGGTCAAACGATACACGACTACCGAACGCTTTTTGCAGCTGTTCGGGCTGACTTCCCTGGATGATTTGCCTCAACCACAGAGTCTAGACGATTAA
- the rpe gene encoding ribulose-phosphate 3-epimerase gives MSRRSHLARLRQQSPLILPSVLSCDFSDMRGEVERLEAAGVQALHLDVMDGNFVPNITYGMPIVAAFRKLSQLPLDVHLMIENPERYIRQFYEAGADIITVHEEATGSETARVLQEIKDLGCGAGVTINPDIPVERVMPFVDTADLILIMSVNAGFGGQKFNPVALEKLEALRKVAPPELLLEVDGGVNLETVQACTDAGADLLVIGSAIFNQSDYGEAIDQLYRTAQVST, from the coding sequence ATGAGCCGTCGTTCGCATCTCGCGCGACTTCGCCAACAATCTCCGCTGATTCTGCCATCGGTGCTATCGTGCGACTTTAGCGATATGCGCGGTGAGGTAGAGAGGCTGGAAGCAGCTGGCGTGCAAGCACTTCATTTGGACGTGATGGACGGAAATTTCGTCCCTAACATCACTTACGGAATGCCCATTGTCGCCGCGTTTCGCAAGTTGTCACAACTTCCGCTCGACGTCCATTTGATGATCGAGAATCCGGAGCGTTACATCCGACAGTTCTATGAGGCGGGCGCGGATATCATTACCGTCCACGAAGAAGCGACTGGATCGGAAACGGCCAGGGTTCTGCAAGAGATCAAAGATCTTGGTTGCGGAGCCGGCGTGACGATCAATCCCGACATTCCTGTCGAGCGAGTCATGCCCTTTGTGGACACAGCGGACTTGATACTGATCATGAGTGTGAATGCAGGATTTGGCGGACAAAAGTTCAATCCTGTCGCGTTGGAGAAACTCGAAGCTCTGCGAAAAGTGGCCCCGCCGGAACTTCTTTTGGAAGTTGACGGCGGCGTGAACCTGGAAACGGTTCAAGCATGCACGGACGCGGGAGCTGACCTTCTGGTAATAGGATCAGCGATTTTCAATCAATCGGATTACGGCGAAGCGATCGACCAGCTTTATCGCACTGCCCAAGTTTCGACCTAA
- a CDS encoding histidine phosphatase family protein has protein sequence MLRIVLVRPGQTEYDFQGRIRSRLAMPLTEEGTRQASEMVHQLQALQIEAIYCGPCQACQQTADEFAKALGKRVRQMDCLTNLNAGLWQGKLITEVKQNQPTVYRLWQENPEAVCPPQGETLGEVRLRVQNALDKIWKKHQKGEGNVIVVAPEPLASIIRSEILQTDFGDLWQAERRCGWWELIQYEKNAVVSKV, from the coding sequence ATGTTACGCATAGTGCTCGTCCGACCAGGGCAGACCGAATATGACTTTCAGGGTCGTATTCGTAGCCGTTTAGCGATGCCGTTGACTGAAGAGGGTACTCGCCAAGCGTCGGAAATGGTTCATCAACTTCAGGCTTTGCAGATCGAAGCCATCTACTGTGGCCCTTGTCAGGCATGTCAGCAGACGGCGGACGAATTTGCAAAGGCTCTCGGCAAACGAGTCCGTCAAATGGACTGTTTGACCAATTTGAACGCCGGATTATGGCAAGGGAAGCTGATCACTGAGGTGAAGCAGAACCAGCCGACGGTGTACCGCTTGTGGCAGGAAAACCCAGAGGCGGTCTGTCCCCCCCAAGGGGAGACTTTGGGCGAGGTGCGCTTGCGTGTCCAGAACGCCCTAGACAAGATATGGAAAAAGCATCAAAAAGGCGAAGGCAACGTGATTGTGGTCGCCCCAGAACCTCTGGCATCCATCATTCGCAGCGAGATCCTGCAGACCGACTTCGGTGATTTGTGGCAAGCTGAACGCCGATGTGGATGGTGGGAATTGATCCAGTATGAAAAAAACGCAGTCGTCTCCAAAGTCTAA
- the accD gene encoding acetyl-CoA carboxylase, carboxyltransferase subunit beta, whose protein sequence is METTSPTNPLVEESNMASVSSDLVSQTEESGKPKKRGVPEGLWQRCPGCQAVIFRKQAEQQQGVCPECDYHWTISAQQRIEQVLDTGTFEEWDTNLESLDPLGFKDKKSYADRLIAEQKRTGLREAALTGCGMIRARRVAIGVTDSAFIMGSMGSVVGEKLTRLIERATAQDLPLIIISGSGGGARMHEGILSLMQMAKTTAALAKFHEAGGLFISVLTNPTMGGVAASFASLGDLIFAEPKALVGFAGPRTIKATIRIDLPEGFQTSEFLLDHGFVDRIVPRNKLKLEIARAIDYCGK, encoded by the coding sequence ATGGAAACTACCTCTCCGACTAATCCCCTCGTCGAGGAATCGAACATGGCATCCGTCTCTTCGGATCTAGTCTCGCAAACTGAAGAATCGGGCAAACCCAAAAAGCGTGGCGTGCCAGAAGGCCTCTGGCAACGCTGTCCTGGGTGTCAGGCCGTTATTTTCCGCAAGCAAGCCGAACAGCAGCAAGGCGTTTGCCCGGAGTGCGATTATCACTGGACCATCTCGGCCCAGCAGCGCATCGAACAGGTCTTAGACACCGGCACGTTCGAGGAATGGGATACCAACCTGGAATCGCTCGATCCGCTCGGATTCAAGGACAAAAAGTCGTACGCCGACCGTCTCATTGCCGAGCAAAAGCGTACCGGCCTGCGAGAAGCCGCTTTGACCGGTTGCGGCATGATCCGTGCTCGACGTGTCGCCATCGGTGTGACCGACAGTGCTTTTATCATGGGTAGCATGGGCAGCGTGGTCGGCGAAAAGCTGACCCGGTTGATCGAACGAGCCACGGCTCAAGATCTGCCGTTGATTATCATTAGCGGTTCCGGGGGTGGAGCTCGTATGCACGAGGGCATTTTGTCCCTGATGCAAATGGCTAAAACAACCGCTGCTTTGGCGAAATTTCACGAAGCTGGTGGTTTGTTTATCTCGGTCCTGACCAACCCTACGATGGGCGGCGTGGCGGCCAGCTTCGCTTCCTTGGGTGACTTGATCTTCGCCGAACCGAAGGCCCTTGTGGGTTTTGCCGGTCCGCGTACGATCAAAGCGACCATCCGCATCGACTTACCGGAAGGCTTCCAGACGAGCGAATTCCTCCTCGATCATGGTTTCGTCGACCGAATCGTTCCGCGGAACAAGCTGAAGTTGGAGATCGCTCGGGCGATCGACTACTGCGGCAAATAG